The window TGCGCGTCGTCGAGCTGGCCGATCGTCGCGCCGTGGCTGCAGTTCACGTCGTCGGCGTGGATCTCGAGCTGCGGCTTGCTGTTGATCTTCGCGGCGTCGGAGAGCAGCAGCGTGCGATTGGTCTGGTCGGCATCGATCCCCTGCGCGTCCGGGCGCACGTGCACCCGACCGTGGAAGACGCCGTGTGCGTGGCCGTCGAGCACGCCCTTCACGAGCTCGCGGCTGCTGGTGCGCGGCGCGGCATGGTCGATGGTCGTGTGGTGGTCCTGATGCTGCGCGCCGCGGCCCAGGAAGAGGCCGTTCATCTCGAGCTCCGCGCGCTCCCCTTCGAGCCGGGCTTCGAGCTCGACGCGCGCGAGCCCGGCGCCGAGCGCGATCGAGTGCAGGCCCAGGCGACTTCCGGCGTCCTGCCGGGAGAGGACCGCCGCGAGCAGGTGGCTCGCGTCCGGCAGCTCCTGCACGAGCACGTGCTGGAGCGATGCGGCTTCGCCCAGCCGGATCTCCGTCACCGCGTTGGTCAGGTCGGAGCTCGGATTCGCCCCCGCGTGTTGCTCGACGACGAGCCCCCGGCTTCCCGCTCCCGCCGAGATCAGCGACCGCACGTGGCTCGCGATCGGCCCGCCCGCGCCCGACTGCAGGAAGAGCGCGTGCACCGGACGGTCGAGAACCGCGCCATCGGAGAGCTCGACGAAGACGCCGTCGGCGAAGAGGGCGGAGTTCAGGGCGACGAGCGCTCGCTGCTTCGCGTCCGCGGCGCTCGCGAGCACGCGCTCGACTGCGCGGGGATCGGTCGCGAGGACCTCCGAGAGCGGCGCCACCCGACAGCCGGCGGGAAGCGCGCCAAGCGAAGAGAGCGCGGGCGAGATGCGGCCGTTCACGAACACCATCCGGTGTGCCGCGCCGAGCGCGAGAAACTCCGGTCCGGACGCCGGCGCCGCGTCGGCCCGGTCGGCGACGGTGCCGAGCTCGAGCTTCGCGAGCGCGGCGAGCGACGTGAAGCGCCAGTCCTCGAGCCGGGTCGTCGGAAGCCCCTGCGCGGCGAACGCGCCGAACGCCTCTTCGCGGAGTCGCCCGAGCCAGGCCGGCTCGCGCGCACCGAGCTCCGCGCGCGACGCCTCGAACCGGCCCGCGAAGGCGCGCTCTGCGGCCGTCGCGCTCATGCGCGCGGTGCTCCGGCGAGCTCGCGCTCGATCCAGCCGTAGCCCTGCTTCTCGAGCTCGAGCGCGAGCGACCGATCCCCGGACTTCACGATCCGCCCGCCCATCAGGACGTGCGTGCGGTCCGGAACCAGGTGGTCGAGCAGCCGCTGGTAGTGCGTGATCACGAGAAAGGCGCGCTCGCGCGAGCGCAGTCGGTTCACGCCGTCCGCGACGATCCGCAGCGCGTCGATGTCGAGCCCGGAGTCGGTCTCGTCGAGCACGCCCAGCGTCGGCTCGAGCAGCAGCATCTGCAGGATCTCGTTGCGCTTCTTCTCGCCGCCCGAGAAGCCCTCGTTCACGGAGCGCGAGAGGAATTTCTCGTCCATCTCCAGGGTCTTCATGGTCTGCTTCACGAGCGCGAGGAAGTCGATCGCGTCGAGCTCCGGCAGGCCGCGGTGCTTGCGGACCGAGTTCGTCGCGGCCTTCATGAAGTACGAGTTCGTGACGCCCGGAATCTCGACCGGGTACTGGAAGGCGAGGAAGACGCCCTCGCGAGCGCGCTCTTCCGGCGCGAGCGCGAGCA is drawn from Deltaproteobacteria bacterium and contains these coding sequences:
- the sufD gene encoding Fe-S cluster assembly protein SufD, which translates into the protein MSATAAERAFAGRFEASRAELGAREPAWLGRLREEAFGAFAAQGLPTTRLEDWRFTSLAALAKLELGTVADRADAAPASGPEFLALGAAHRMVFVNGRISPALSSLGALPAGCRVAPLSEVLATDPRAVERVLASAADAKQRALVALNSALFADGVFVELSDGAVLDRPVHALFLQSGAGGPIASHVRSLISAGAGSRGLVVEQHAGANPSSDLTNAVTEIRLGEAASLQHVLVQELPDASHLLAAVLSRQDAGSRLGLHSIALGAGLARVELEARLEGERAELEMNGLFLGRGAQHQDHHTTIDHAAPRTSSRELVKGVLDGHAHGVFHGRVHVRPDAQGIDADQTNRTLLLSDAAKINSKPQLEIHADDVNCSHGATIGQLDDAQLFYLRARGLDLASARALLTVAFASEVLAKLPSETLRDSIERALLAWLPQRGTP
- the sufC gene encoding Fe-S cluster assembly ATPase SufC, yielding MLEIRNLHARVEGKEILKGLDLIVRAGEVHAVMGPNGSGKSTLANVLAGREGYEVTAGSVLYRGRDLLALAPEERAREGVFLAFQYPVEIPGVTNSYFMKAATNSVRKHRGLPELDAIDFLALVKQTMKTLEMDEKFLSRSVNEGFSGGEKKRNEILQMLLLEPTLGVLDETDSGLDIDALRIVADGVNRLRSRERAFLVITHYQRLLDHLVPDRTHVLMGGRIVKSGDRSLALELEKQGYGWIERELAGAPRA